In Geotalea uraniireducens, the genomic window ACACTGCCTGCGGGCCGGCTGCGGTCCGGATGATTCAGAAGTTTGGTGGTGAAGTTTTTCTCGATCTGAAATTTCATGACATCCCGAATACGGTGGCCATGGCATCACTTGAAGCGGCCCGGCTCGGAGTAAAGCTTTTCAACCTCCACGCGCTCGGCGGCTATGAAATGATGGCGCGCACCGTCGATGCGCTGGACAATGAATTCAAAGGGGCGGAGCGAGCCAAGGTGTTGGCTGTGACCATTCTCACTTCATCCAGTGACGAAACCCTTCGCCAGGTCGGCATTGACAAACCGGTGGCGGAAATGGTTGTCAGACTTGCCGAGTTGGCACAACGGGCCGGCATTGACGGCGTCGTTGCCTCACCTCAGGAAATCCCCCTGATTCGCCGGGCCTGCGGTGATGATTTTCTGATTGTTACCCCGGGAGTCCGCCCGGGGTTTGCCGCCCTCAACGACCAGAAACGGGTCATGACACCGGCAGAGGCGGTAAGGGCCGGTGGTGACTACTTGGTAATCGGTCGGCCGATTGGCGATGCTCCCGATCCGGCAGCAGCAGCCGAAATGATCCTGGAAGAAATTATTGCCGGTTAAGGCGGATTGATGAGCGAGGCTGCCTGATGAAAGACGAGTTGCTTTACGGAATCAATGCTGTCAGCGAAGCCCTTCGTGGAAAACGGAGGGCTTTCGAACTTTTTCTGGCCCGTGATGGTCATGACCGGCGGTTGGAGAAACTTCTTACCGACGCGGCGGCGAAGGAGATCGCGGTCCATCGCCGCAACAAGGCCGACCTCACCCGGCTCTGTGGCACCGAACATCATCAGGGGGTGGCGCTGCGGTTGGAAGGATTCCCTTACGTTGACCTTGATCAGTTTCTGGCCGATCAACGTTGCGCGGAGGACGACTCGCTCGTGCTTGCGTTGGACTGTATTCAGGACCCGCATAACCTTGGCGCGTTGATCCGTAGTGCGGCCTGTGCCGGAGCCACTGGCGTTCTGATCCCCAAAGATCGCGCTGCCCGGGTGACGGCGACGGTTGAACGGAGTGCTGCCGGGGCGACGGAGACGATTCCGATTGTTCAGGTGACCAACCTTGCCCAGACCCTTACCGAGTTGAAAGGAGAGGGGTTCTGGATTTACGGAACGGCCGACACTGCCGCTGCGTCACTGTATGAGCAGCGCTTTTCGGGCAAAGTCGTCGTAGTTATCGGGGCCGAAGGGGAGGGGATGCGGCCTTTGGTGCGTAAACAGTGCGATTTTCTCGTTTCGATTCCTCTACGGGGTGGGGTCAATTCCCTGAATGCGTCAGTAGCTGGCGGGGTAGTCCTTTTTGAAATTCTTCGACAACGGTTGATGGCTGCTGTGGGGAAATAGCCTGGCTGGCCAGCGAGGATAAAAAAAGGGGTTCGTGGCTGGTGCCGTGAACCCCTTGGTGTCAAGATGGTGCCGGAGGTCGGAGTCGAACCGACATGCCCTTGCGGGCGCCGGATTTTGAGTCCGGTGCGTCTACCAATTTCACCACTCCGGCGAAAAGCTCACGAAGTATAGCTAATGAAAAGTGAAGCGTCAAGAGTGAAATGGTCAGCATAATTTTCTGAAAAAGATATTGACAGCGTCTGCACCATTTGCTATAAGTCAAATCTCTTTGAAATGGGGCTGTAGCTCAGTTGGGAGAGCGCTTGAATGGCATTCAAGAGGTCGTCAGTTCGATCCTGATCAGCTCCACCAAGTATCAAAAGGGTTAGCGGAAACGCTAACCCTTTTTTCGTTCGAACGGTTTTCCCTTGTAGGCAATTTCTGCTGACAGTTTGCGCGGTAAGATATCTATTAGCCCTTGAACTAAATGGGGGCATTAAGTATACTTGACCGGTTTTAAGTGACGATTGAGGAGGCTTGGACCTATGGCAGATATTATTGGAGATTGGAAGCGGAGCCATTATTGCGGTGATCTGACAGCCGACGATGCCGGTAAGACTGTTACCCTGATGGGGTGGGTGATGCGACGCCGTGACCATGGCGGGCTGATTTTTGTCGATCTGCGCGATCGTGAGGGGATTGCCCAGGTCGTCTTTGACCCGGCAAGGAATGTCGAGGCGCATGGGAAGGCCGAGTCAATCCGGAACGAATATGTCGTTGCGGTTACCGGTGAGGTGATTCGCCGCCCCGAGGGCACGATTAATCCGAACATGAAGACCGGCGAAGTCGAGATTCTTGTCACGGATTGCAAGCTTCTCAATCGTTCGAAAGCACTGCCGTTTACCCTTGACGATTACGTCGATGTAGCGGAAAACCTGCGGCTGAAATATCGCTATCTCGACCTTCGCCGTCCCGCATTACAGGAAAATCTCATATTGCGGTCGAAGGTTGCCCAGCTAACTCGCCAGTATTTGACAGAACAGGGCTTCCTTGAGATTGAAACGCCTTTCTTGACCAAATCGACTCCAGAAGGTGCTCGCGATTTTCTTGTCCCCTCCCGTATTAACCAGGGCAGCTTTTATGCTTTACCCCAGTCTCCGCAAATCTTTAAGCAGATCCTGATGGTTTCCGGCTTCGATCGTTACTTCCAGGTGGTTCGTTGTTTCCGTGACGAGGATCTGCGGGCTGACCGCCAGCCGGAATTCACCCAGATCGATTGCGAGATGTCTTTTATCGACCGCGAAGACATTATTTGTGTGATGGAAGGGCTGATCGCCAGGATTTTCAAGAAGGCGAAGGGGGTAGACGTAACCCTGCCAATGCCGCGTATGACCTATGCCGAGGCTATTAGACGGTATGGGGTGGATAATCCCGATGTCCGGTTTGGGCTTGAATTGGTTGAACTGACCGAAACGGTAAAAAATGCCGGCTTCAAGGTCTTTGCGGACGTGGCCGCTTCCGGCGGTATCGTCAAGGGCCTGAATGCCAAGGGCTGTGCCCGTTTCTCCCGGAAGGAGATCGACGACCTTACGGAGTTTGCGAAAATCTACGGAGCCAAGGGCCTTGCTTACGTAAAGGTCGAGCAGGGCGAGTGGCATTCGCCGATCGCCAAGTTTTTCACTGCCGACGAGATAACCGCCATGAATACCGCGTTCGCCGCCGAAGAGGGGGACCTGCTCCTCTTTGTTGCCGACAAGCCCAAGGTGGTCAATGATTCACTCGGCAAACTCAGGAATCATTTGGCCCAATTGCTTGGACTCGTCGATAAGAACGAATTTAAATTTGTCTGGATTACCGATTTCCCTTTGCTGGAATGGGACGAAGAAGAAAAGCGCTGGGCGGCCGTCCACCATCCGTTCACGGCGCCGATGGATGAAGATTTGGAAAAGGTGGAATCAGATCCCGGCAGCTGCCGGGCAAAAGCTTACGATCTTGTTCTGAACGGTAATGAGATCGGCGGCGGCAGTATCAGGATTCATCAACAACAGATTCAAGCCCTGATGTTCAAGATGCTCGGCTTTACCGAAGAAGCAGCCCGGGCAAAATTTGGCTTCCTGCTTGATGCTCTGGAATATGGAACTCCTCCGCACGGTGGTATCGCCTTCGGGATGGATCGACTTATCATGTTGTTGACCGGCAGTGATTCGATCCGTGATGTCATCGCCTTCCCGAAAACGCAAAAAGGTACATGTCTTATGTCTGAAGCCCCTTCGATTGTTGACCAGAAACAGTTGCGGGAATTGGCGTTGAAAGTCACCGTTAAACAGTAATTCATGATGTGGTCAAGGGCTGGCGTAACAGCATGCATAGTCATGGCAGTGCTGGCTGCCTGTTCGAAAAACCTGCCAGTCTATCGGATTGATGCGCTGACGCGCCTCTATGCGGTACGGTCTCTTGGCGGCGAACAGCGACTGCCGGATGAGTTTGCCAGCATAGAGAATGCGCTGACAGATGGTGATAGATACCTGCAACTGGAAGATGTTGAGATGGCCGATCGCTATTACTTGTTGGCGCTACGCAAGGCTACACTTCTTGAGCAGACCATCAGGGATGAACAGCGCCGCGAACAACAGGCCAAGCAACTTCAAGAAGCACGTCAGCATGAGCTTGAGCGTCAGCAGGCCATTGAGGCGCTTCAGCGCAAGCTGGATGAGGAACGCATCAAGGCTGAACGTGAAGAGCGAAAACGGCAGGAGCGCATAGCTGCGACCCGCGATCGCGAGCGGGAGGAACGACCACTCGCCCTGTATCATACGGTCAAGCGTGGCGAAACATTGCCACAAATTGCAGCACAGGCTGATGTTTATAACGACGCTTCACTCTGGCCGATTCTTTATCGGGCAAATCGCGATCAAATCCGTGACCCTAGACGCATCTGGCCTGGCCAGGTTTTACGTATACCTCGTAATTTGAGTCGTGAAGACATCGTCGAAGCCCACCGGTATGCACAAGATCGCCAAATTCCGTAACGGAGCACGAGCCGGGCTCTATGTCCGGCTTTTTGCTGCAATTCTCCCCGCGTCACCCCAAAAAGCACAAAGAGTTTTTGCTTGACAGCCTAAAATCTTTTGTATACTGTATACACACTATTCCAAGGAAAAATTAATTAGCGTTAATGCGTTATTTTACTCAGAACGTCGTTTTGTTGTGCGGGAGGCGTGACGATGTTGTGGGGTGTGTTGATGTGTTAAAAGGTGATTTTGTCTTTTTGGTCGTATGGGGAAGGTGTTGGCGTGTAGTTGCATAATCCCTTTATTGAATGACTACGTGAAGCTGGCAATAAAAATAAGGAGAGAATATGACAACACAAACATCAAAAATTATCTGGTCGAAAATCGATGAGGCTCCGGCTTTGGCGACGTATTCGTTGCTGCCGATTGTTAATGCTTTCACTAAGGCCGCTGGCGTTGTTGTTGAAACGCGTGATATCTCCGTTGCCGGGAGGATTATTGCAAACTTCCCCGACTATCTGACGGAAGAGCAGCGGATGCCGGACTATCTGGCTGAGCTGGGGGAACTCACCCAGAAGCCCGAAGCCAACATCATCAAGCTTCCCAATGTGAGCGCTTCTATTCCTCAGCTGAAAGCTGCCATCAAGGAGTTGCAGGAAAAAGGGTACAAGCTCCCGGATTATCCCGAGGAACCGAAGACTGATGCCGAGAAAGAGCTCCATGCCCGGTATGCCAAATGCCTTGGCAGCGCTGTCAATCCGGTTCTCAGGGAGGGGAACTCCGACAGGAGATCGGCAAAAGCGGTTAAGGAATACGCCAAGAAGCATCCGCACAAGATGGGGGCTTGGAACTCTGACTCCAAGACTCATGTTTCTTGGATGGATTGCTGCGATTTTTATGAAAATGAAAAGTCGTTTACCATGGAGAAAGCCGGCAACGTCAAGATCGAGTTCGTTGGTAAGGATGGCAAGGTCACGGTGCTGAAAGAGAAGCTCCCTCTCCTGGCCGGTGAAGTCTTTGATGGTACCTTTATGAACGTACGCGCTCTGCGTAAGTTCATTGAAGAGCAGATCGAAGACGCCAAGGCTAAGGGGATCCTGTTCTCAGTGCATCTCAAGGCCACCATGATGAAGATTTCCGATCCTATCATGTTCGGTCACTTCGTTTCGGTTTACTTCAAGGACGTGTTCGAAAAGCATGCCGCCACCTTCAAAGAATTGGGCGTCAATCCGGACCTGGGTCTTGGCGACCTTTACCTGAAGCTTCAGAAGTTGCCGGAAGCCAAGCGTGCCGAGATCGAAGCGGATATCCAGGAGACATACAAGAAGAGACCGCCTTTGGCGATGGTTGATTCTGACAAGGGTATTACTAACCTCCATGCCAGTAACGACATCATTATTGATGCCTCCATGCCGGTTGTTATCCGTGACTCCGGTGGGATGTGGGGCCCTGACGGCAAGCTTCACGATGTGAAGTGTGTTATTCCTGATCGGTGCTATTCTCGGTGGTATCAGGTCTGTATCGATTTCTGCAAGAAGAATGGCCAGTTCGATCCTACCACCATGGGGGCCACCTCCAACGTTGGTCTTATGGCTCAGAAGGCCGAGGAGTACGGCTCCCACGACAAGACCTTCAAAATGCCGGCAGACGGCACGGTGCGCGTTGTCGACGAGTCCGGCGCCGTGTTGATGCAGCACGAAGTGGAAGAAGGCGATATCTGGCGCGGTTGTCAGGCAAAAGACCTGCCGATTCAGGATTGGGTTAAGCTGGCGGTGAGAAGGGCACGGGCGACCGGTGCACCGGCTATTTTCTGGCTCGACAAGAATAGAGCTCATGATGCTCAGATGATCCTGAAGGTGGAAAAATACCTGAAAGATCACGACACTAATGGTCTTGATCTCCGCATCATGGCCCCGGTTGACGCTATGCTTTTCACCTGCCAGCGGGCAAAAGAGGGTAAAGATACCATTACGGTGACCGGTAACGCCCTGAGGGATTACCTGACCGACCTCTTCCCGATCCTTGAACTGGGCACCAGTGCCAAGATGCTCTCCATCGTGCCGCTCTTGGCTGGCGGCGGTCTGTTCGAGACCGGAGCGGGCGGTTCTGCTCCGAAACATGTTCAGCAGTTCGTTCAGGAAGGGTACCTGCGCTGGGATTCGCTCGGTGAGTTCCTGGCCCTTGCCGTCTCTCTGGAGCACTTGGCCGCGACTTTCAAGAATGACAAGGCGCAGCTTCTGGCTGATACTCTTGACCAGGCCAACACCAAGTTCCTGGAGAACAACAAAAACCCGGCGCGTAAGGTTGGCCAGATTGACAACCGGGGCAGCCACTTCTACCTTGCCATGTACTGGGCCGAGGCGTTGGCCGCTCAGACTAAGGACAAGGACTTGGCGGCACGCTTTGCCAAGGTTGCACAGCAACTTCACGAAAACGAGGTAAAGATCAACGAGGAACTGATTGGCGCTCAGGGTAAGCCCCAGGATATTGGTGGCTACTACATGCCGGATTCGCTGAAGACTGAAAAGGCCATGCGCCCCAGCACAACCCTGAATGCGATTATTGACGCGATCATTTAAGTTAGCGGTGGGAAACACAACAATCTACTGAAGGAGGAGATCATGGCTAGAAAGAAGATTGCATTAATCGGTGGTGGTCAGATCGGTGGTGTGTTGGCTCAGCTTTGCGCTCTGCGTGAACTGGGTGATGTAGTGATGTTCGATATCGTCGAAGGGCTTCCCCAGGGCAAAATGCTCGACATCGCCGAAGTTGGCCCCGTTGACGGCTTCGATGTAAATCTGAAAGGCACCAACAGCTACGAAGATATCGAAGGCGCCGACGTTGTTATCGTTACCGCGGGTCTTCCCCGTAAACCCGGGATGAGCCGTGACGACCTGATTGAGGTCAACTCCAAAATCATGACCCAGGTCGCCGAAGGGATCAAGAAGTACGCCCCGAAATCCTTCGTCATCGTTATCTCTAACCCGCTTGACGCGATGGTTACCCTTTGTCAGAAGGTTACCGGCTTCCCGTATAGCAGAGTTATGGGTCAGGCTGGGGTGCTTGATTCTTCCCGTTTCGCTTCCTTTATCGCCTGGGAACTTGGTGTCTCCGTGAAAGACGTTGTTGCCGTAACTCTTGGCGGCCATGGCGACGACATGGTGCCGCTCGTTCGTTATACCAGCGTCTGCGGTATCCCGGTTATGGAACTTCTTGAGCGCAAATACAATGACAAAGCCAAGGCCAAGGAAGTTATGGAGGCGATGGTCAAGCGGACCCGCGGGGCTGGCGGCGAAGTTGTTGCCCTGCTGAAAACTGGTTCTGCCTTCTACTCGCCTGCTTCTTCGGCTATTGCCATGGCAGAATCAATTCTCAAAGACCAGAAGCGGGTCCTCCCGACCTGCTGTTTCCTCCAGGGTGAGTTTGGCGTGAACGGCTACTATGTTGGGGTCCCGGCAGTTCTCGGCGAGAACGGTGTCGAAAAGATCATTGAATTTGCTCTTGACGCTGAAGAGCAGGCGATGATGGACAAGTCTGTAGCCGCTGTCAAAGGCCTTGTTGATAGCATGAAGTTTTAGTCTGCAAGAAATTGCAGTAGTCTGAGCTGAAAGCAAAGAAGGGCCTCAGCCCTTCTTTGCTTTTTCTACATGTGCACCACGTTGGACACTATTAATCAACGCAAGCGCCTTTCATGTTTTCATTTAGGCTTTTTTGTGGAACAGGTTGATAACTGGAAGAGCGTATTCACACCAAAGGAGCGAAAGTAGATGGAAAAGAAGCTTCCCACAATCGAGATTATCGAGAAGTACTGTAAGGGGTGCCACATCTGCGTGGAGTTCTGCCCTACCAAGGTTCTGGAAATGCAAGGGTTTGTCGCTGCAGTCAAGAATCTTGAAGCCTGCATTAAGTGCATGCAGTGCGAACTCCGCTGTCCCGATTTTGCAATCAAGGTGACGCCTTAAACAATTTAACAGGAGGTAGTTAAAGTGGCAAAGAAAGTTGCATTCCTGCAGGGTAACGAAGCTGCCGCCCACGGCGCCCTTTACGCCGGCTGCAAGTTCTTCGGTGGTTACCCGATTACTCCGTCTACCGAGGTTGCGGAGGTAATGTCGGCTGAGCTTCCGAAGGTCGGTGGCAAATTCATTCAGATGGAAGATGAAATCGGCGCCATGGCATCGATTATCGGAGCTTCTCTGACCGGTCTGAAGACGCTGACTTCGACCTCTGGTCCCGGTCTTTCTCTCAAACAGGAGAACATCGGTTATGCATGTATTACCGAAGTTCCCTGCGTCATCATCAACGTCATGCGCGGCGGTCCGTCCACCGGTATGCCGACTGGCCCTTCCCAGTCTGACGTAATGGTTGCCAAGTGGGGTACCCATGGTGATCATCCCGCCATCTGCCTTGTTCCGGCCTCCGTCCAGGAACTTTTAGAAGAGATGGTTCGTGCATTTAACCTTGCCGAGAAATACCGGACGCCGGTTATGGTTATGCCTGACGAAATTGTTGCTCATATGCGTGAGCGGGTAGTGTTCCCGGAGCCGGGCGAGCTTGAGGTGATTGATCGTGCAGCTCCGTCTGTGTCGCCTGAGCAGTATAAGCCGTACGATACACAGTTTGGCGATATTCCGCCGCTGGCCTCGTTTGGTTCCGGCTATAAGTTCCACGTGACAGGCCTTAATAAGATGGCCGACGGTTTCCCGACCACTAAGGCGTCTATCGTCCAAGCCGAAGAAGAACGGCAGGTACGCAAGGTCGAGGCCAACAAAGCTGACATCATGAAGTGGGAAGAGTACATGGTTGAAGACGCCGAAATCATCATTGTTGCCTTCGGTTCTACTTCACGTTCTGCCCGTTTCGCGGTCAACGAAGCACGTAAGCAGGGTATCAAAGCAGGTCTCTTCCGTCTTATCACTTTCTGGCCGTTCCCAGAAGAGCGTCTGCTTGAGCTTTCCAAACAAGCAAAAGCATTCATTACTCCCGAGATGAACCTCGGTATGTGCACCGGCGTAGTTAAAGGGTGTGTGGAAGGCAACGCTCCGGTACACGGTATCTTCCGTGTAGACGGGGAGCCCATCAACCCCGGGCAGATCCTCGACAAGATGAAGGAGGTCAAGTAACAATGGCATTCGATTACGATAAGTATATTCGTCCCGGCAAACTGCCGCATATCTGGTGCCCAGGCTGCGGCCACGGGATCATTATGAAGGGGTTGATCCGGGCCATCGACACTGTTGGCCTCAAGAAAGAAGATACTGCGATTGTTTCCGGTATCGGCTGCGCTTCGCGCCTCCCCGGTTACATGGACTGCTGTACGCTCCACACAGCCCACGGCCGCGCAGCGGCATTCGCCACTGGCGTGAAAATGGCCCGTCCGGAAATGACCGTCATCCTTGTCGGTGGTGATGGCGATGGGACGGCGATCGGTGGGAACCATTTTATCCATGCCTGCCGCCGTAACATTGACATGACGTACATCATCATGAATAACAATATTTACGGTATGACCGGCGGTCAGTTCTCCCCCTGTACCCCGACCGGGGCAAAAGCTTCCACCACTCCTTATGGCAACCCCGATCCGGCTTTTGATGTTGCCAAGCTGGCAATTGGCGCCGGCGCTACGTTTGTCGCCCGCGGCACGGCTTATCATGCCACCCAGATCGACAAGCTCATCGCCGAAGCGATCCAGCACAAAGGGTTCTCTGTGGTGGAAATCCTTGACGACTGCCCGACTACCTATGGACGCCGTAACAAATTCAAATCGGTTGTCGAGATGATGAACCGGTTGAAGGAAATTGCCGTCCCGGTCAAGGCGGCGGAAAAGATGACCCCTGAGCAGCTTCAGGGTAAGGTTCTTACCGGCGTTCTGTACAAAGAAGACAAGCCTGAGTACTGCGAGCAGTATGCGAAGCTCATCGAGCGCGCTCAAGGCGGCGCCAAGTAATCAAACACCTAAAAGGAGAATCGACAGATGTCTGGAAGATATGAAATTCGTTTTTCCGGGGCCGGTGGTCAGGGTCTGATCCTCGCTGGGGTTATCATGGCTGAGGCTGCCTCGATCTTTGATGGCAAGCAGTCGGTCCAGTCCCAGAGCTATGGACCGGAAGCCCGCGGCGGAGCCTCCAAATCCGAGGTTATCATTGCCGATGGCCCAATCGACTACCCGAAAGCAACCGTTGTTGATGCGCTGTTGGCCCTGACCCAGGAAGCATGCGACAAGTACAGTCACGATCTGAAAGAGGGTGGCGTACTGTTGATCGACTCCGATCTGGTAAAGAGACAACCAGCCGGTAATTTCAAGGTCGTTTCCTTCCCGATCATCAATACTGCCAAAAACGAAGTCGGTCGTGAAATCGTTGCCAACATCGTTGCCCTTGGTGCAATGGTCGCGCTGACTGGGGTTGTTAGCAAGGAAAGCGCTGAGAAAGCTGTTCTTTCCCGCGTTCCGGAAGCCTTTGTCGAGTTGAATAAAAAGGCTTTCCAGATGGGGTATGAAAAGGCTTTGGCTGCGCAATAAGTTACAGTAGTATCATAGGTTAACAAAAAAGCCCGGCAAAATGATTGCCGGGCTTTTTTGTCCGCCGAACGTTCTGATCGCCTTGCGGCACCCTCCGCAATAGAGTATAAGAATCTCTAAATTGTCATTACATCAATTTTGCAACAGTTCGGAGTCAATCATGAGCCTTGACTTGTGCGTGATGTCTCTGCAGCAAATGCAGGATCTACTCTGGTTGACTGAAAATACTTTGAAAAGTATTTGCTGTCGCAAATTCACCAATGATGAGATTTATGCAGACGCGTTGCGCAAGGTGCTCGGCGGTCAGGGGAGGCGTGGCCCAGCTAATATATTCATCCTTTTCGAGGATTCAGCCGGGCAGGGTGGGAGTGGCCGCGGCTTCCATCTGCAGTCGGGAAGCCTTGTCGAGGCGTCTGAGCGCTTCCGCCTAGATCCTGCTACCATTGCCGCACTTTCGCATCTTAAAGACGAGGTTCTGGTCTCCAACGGTGCTGATACTGCAGGTGATCTTGATGAATATCAGACCAATTTCCATCCCTTGATCAGAGAGTTTGTCGGCGGATCAATACGAAATTTTGTTGCCTGCCGATTGAGCGGTTCTCTGCCTGGGGCGCTCCTGGCCCTTAATTATCCAAACAAGGCAACGGATTATGACGGCAGCGTGCTGGTAAGTCTTGGGGTGATGCTTTCATCGCTTGAAGCCCTGTCGATGAGTGTCCGTGAAACCGAACTGGCCTTCAAGTATACGATCGAAGCCCTTGCTCGGGCCTGCGAAGCGGCTGAGGAAGACACGGGGGCGCACATTACCCGGGTAAACCGGTATGCCGGGGCCTTGGCCGCTAACATGGGTTTGTCTCTTGACCTCGTTGAGGAAATCTCGTTTGCCGCCCAGATGCACGACGTGGGGAAAATCAAAGTTCCGAATGCGATTTTATTGAAGGGAGGCCCACTCGATGACGATGAAAACCGGGTGATGCAGCTCCATCCGGTTTACGGTGAGAGGATTCTCGGTGACTCACCGCGGTTACGCATTGCTCGCGAGATAGCCATTTCTCACCATGAAAACTGGGATGGAAGCGGCTATCCTTTTGGGCTTGCCGGGGATAAAATCCCGCTGTCGGGGAGAATAGTCAAGCTCGCCGATGTCTATGATGCGCTTCGCTCCCGCCGTAGTTACAAGAATGCCTTGTCGCATCAGGAAGTACTGACAATCTTTAAGGAAGGCGATGCACGGGTCGTCCCGGCGAAGCATTTTGACCCAGAGGTTCTTGCAACATTCTTCAATATCGAACAACTTTTTGCTCATATATACGAGGGGAACACGGCGTATATCCCGACATAATCGCTATTTAGCCTTTGACTCGCAGCGCGAAATCTATTACTTTTAAGAAAATTCTGACCAAGGAGACCGGAATGTTCCTTCTTCCCAAGGGCAATCCACTGTATGAAAATATTGCCGTCACCAAAATAAAGCTCCCGGAAATGTTTGAAAAACTGAAAGGGAGCACGTTCACCGGATATTTGCATTTTACCTTTCCCGCAGCTTTTTCGGTCTTTTTCTTTGAGGACGGTAAACTCATCAGTACGATGCTTGAACAGGACGACAAATCCCAGTCTGGATTTGAAGCGATTGCCGGCGTCTGCAATCTTATTTTTGGTGAAGGCGGCAGCCTCAGTGTTTATAAAACATCACGTGACCTAACCATGTGTTTGCATGCGATGCTGCACGGTGATGTCCTGTACAAAGGGCAGGAACTGAAATTGATTGATATCAAGGGCCTGCTCGAAAAACTCAAGGCGCAGCGCCTGAACGGTTGCCTGCGCATTTATACCGAAGACCGTACCGCCTTGATCTTTTACAAGGAAGGAGCCCCACTTGGATTTTTCCACGATGGCTCTACCGATATTGAAACGTCAGCTAGTGAGTCGCAAAAAATAGCCGGATTACCCGGAGCGAAGATTGATGTTCTTTCGACGAAAAGTGCCGATGAATTGATGCATTATGATCTTTTGGAAATGGTGAATGTTGCTAAGCTCTGGGAGTCGACCGCCAGCAGGTTCGCCTCGGAGCGTGAAAAGATCAGAAAAGAAGCCCAAGCGGTTGATAAGCAGCAAGCGGAATCAGTGTTAAATGAGCTGGAAGATGACCTTAAAGAGGTCGCGATGGCATATGTCGGTAAAATGGGCGCCACGCTGATTGAAAAGGAATTGAATGACCGCGGCGGGAGAAAAGCGCTTCTCGATGCTGCCAGTACGACTGCGTTTTTGGCAGGAGTTGAAAAGGGTGCAAAATTGCTTACCAGTATCTCTAAGACCAAGGAGATGCTGGAAACGATGAAGAACGAGATTGCCGACCGAATCAAATCATTATGATAGATTTTCAC contains:
- a CDS encoding 2-oxoacid:ferredoxin oxidoreductase subunit beta codes for the protein MAFDYDKYIRPGKLPHIWCPGCGHGIIMKGLIRAIDTVGLKKEDTAIVSGIGCASRLPGYMDCCTLHTAHGRAAAFATGVKMARPEMTVILVGGDGDGTAIGGNHFIHACRRNIDMTYIIMNNNIYGMTGGQFSPCTPTGAKASTTPYGNPDPAFDVAKLAIGAGATFVARGTAYHATQIDKLIAEAIQHKGFSVVEILDDCPTTYGRRNKFKSVVEMMNRLKEIAVPVKAAEKMTPEQLQGKVLTGVLYKEDKPEYCEQYAKLIERAQGGAK
- a CDS encoding HD-GYP domain-containing protein: MSLDLCVMSLQQMQDLLWLTENTLKSICCRKFTNDEIYADALRKVLGGQGRRGPANIFILFEDSAGQGGSGRGFHLQSGSLVEASERFRLDPATIAALSHLKDEVLVSNGADTAGDLDEYQTNFHPLIREFVGGSIRNFVACRLSGSLPGALLALNYPNKATDYDGSVLVSLGVMLSSLEALSMSVRETELAFKYTIEALARACEAAEEDTGAHITRVNRYAGALAANMGLSLDLVEEISFAAQMHDVGKIKVPNAILLKGGPLDDDENRVMQLHPVYGERILGDSPRLRIAREIAISHHENWDGSGYPFGLAGDKIPLSGRIVKLADVYDALRSRRSYKNALSHQEVLTIFKEGDARVVPAKHFDPEVLATFFNIEQLFAHIYEGNTAYIPT
- a CDS encoding 2-oxoacid:acceptor oxidoreductase subunit alpha; the protein is MAKKVAFLQGNEAAAHGALYAGCKFFGGYPITPSTEVAEVMSAELPKVGGKFIQMEDEIGAMASIIGASLTGLKTLTSTSGPGLSLKQENIGYACITEVPCVIINVMRGGPSTGMPTGPSQSDVMVAKWGTHGDHPAICLVPASVQELLEEMVRAFNLAEKYRTPVMVMPDEIVAHMRERVVFPEPGELEVIDRAAPSVSPEQYKPYDTQFGDIPPLASFGSGYKFHVTGLNKMADGFPTTKASIVQAEEERQVRKVEANKADIMKWEEYMVEDAEIIIVAFGSTSRSARFAVNEARKQGIKAGLFRLITFWPFPEERLLELSKQAKAFITPEMNLGMCTGVVKGCVEGNAPVHGIFRVDGEPINPGQILDKMKEVK
- a CDS encoding GTPase-activating protein → MFLLPKGNPLYENIAVTKIKLPEMFEKLKGSTFTGYLHFTFPAAFSVFFFEDGKLISTMLEQDDKSQSGFEAIAGVCNLIFGEGGSLSVYKTSRDLTMCLHAMLHGDVLYKGQELKLIDIKGLLEKLKAQRLNGCLRIYTEDRTALIFYKEGAPLGFFHDGSTDIETSASESQKIAGLPGAKIDVLSTKSADELMHYDLLEMVNVAKLWESTASRFASEREKIRKEAQAVDKQQAESVLNELEDDLKEVAMAYVGKMGATLIEKELNDRGGRKALLDAASTTAFLAGVEKGAKLLTSISKTKEMLETMKNEIADRIKSL
- a CDS encoding 2-oxoacid:acceptor oxidoreductase family protein, translating into MSGRYEIRFSGAGGQGLILAGVIMAEAASIFDGKQSVQSQSYGPEARGGASKSEVIIADGPIDYPKATVVDALLALTQEACDKYSHDLKEGGVLLIDSDLVKRQPAGNFKVVSFPIINTAKNEVGREIVANIVALGAMVALTGVVSKESAEKAVLSRVPEAFVELNKKAFQMGYEKALAAQ